One Silene latifolia isolate original U9 population chromosome 4, ASM4854445v1, whole genome shotgun sequence DNA segment encodes these proteins:
- the LOC141653827 gene encoding uncharacterized protein LOC141653827 — protein MASHKISSVVFFLFLCVGISSATRALLNYGALGGYASGGGGGSGGGGGEVYGYGGEHGAGYGGGGGEGGGGAAAYGGAGAYAGGGGGGSGGGGAGIYGGGAEHGSGYGGGGGEGGGHGGAGAYGGSGAYAGGGGGGSGGGGAGAYGGGAEHAGGYGGGGGEGGGHGGAGGYPGGGAGAYGGGGGGGSGGGGAYGAGGEHGGAYGGGGGEGAGQGGGYAAGGAGAYGGGGGSGGGGGASHGGYEGGASGGGYGGGAGGGAGEGGHAYGAGGGGGEGGGGAYGGGAYGGGAHAGGYGGGAGGGEGGSHGGYIP, from the coding sequence ATGGCATCCCACAAAATCTCTTCTGTTGTTTTCTTCTTGTTTCTTTGTGTAGGGATTTCCTCTGCGACCAGAGCGCTTCTAAATTATGGCGCTCTAGGAGGATATGctagtggtggtggcggtggtagtggcggtggtggtggagaGGTGTATGGATATGGCGGTGAGCATGGTGCAgggtatggtggtggtggtggtgaaggAGGCGGAGGCGCTGCTGCATATGGTGGTGCTGGAGCTTATGCTGGAGGAGgcggtggtggtagtggtggtggtggtgccgGTATATATGGCGGTGGTGCAGAACATGGTAGTGGTtacggaggtggtggtggtgaaggGGGTGGCCATGGAGGTGCTGGTGCATATGGTGGTAGTGGTGCTTATGCCGGTGGCGGTGGCGGAggaagtggtggtggtggtgctggtGCATATGGCGGTGGGGCAGAGCATGCTGGTGGTtatggaggtggtggtggtgaaggAGGTGGTCATGGAGGTGCCGGAGGGTACCCTGGTGGTGGTGCCGGTGCGTatggtggcggcggcggcggtggtAGTGGCGGAGGTGGTGCATATGGTGCTGGAGGAGAACATGGTGGTGCTtacggaggtggtggtggtgaaggTGCAGGTCAAGGAGGAGGATACGCTGCTGGTGGAGCCGGTGCTTATGGTGGTGGTGGAGGTagtggcggcggcggtggtgcTAGCCATGGTGGTTATGAGGGTGGAGCTTCTGGTGGTGGTTATGGAGGTGGAGCAGGTGGTGGTGCAGGAGAAGGTGGACATGCTTATGGGGCAGGTGGCGGAGGTGGTGAAGGTGGCGGCGGCGCCTACGGAGGTGGTGCCTATGGAGGCGGTGCCCATGCAGGTGGCTACGGTGGGGGTGCCGGAGGTGGCGAAGGTGGTTCACACGGTGGATATATCCCTTGA